One stretch of Muribaculum intestinale DNA includes these proteins:
- a CDS encoding EamA family transporter, producing MNNSLLFNLSTYGLFLLALIQSAILAFGQVFLKIGLMKMEPFGWNAAFWRSALLNWQFALSGICFGGASLLWMYIIKKFPLSMAYPLVSLSYVFGLLAAAWIFHEDVNLNKWIGVALIVAGCFIISKP from the coding sequence ATGAATAATTCGTTACTGTTTAACCTCTCCACTTATGGTTTGTTTCTGCTTGCTTTGATTCAGAGTGCAATCCTTGCCTTTGGTCAAGTTTTCTTGAAGATAGGCTTGATGAAGATGGAACCATTCGGATGGAATGCAGCTTTTTGGAGGTCGGCTTTACTTAACTGGCAGTTTGCCCTTTCCGGAATATGCTTCGGAGGAGCCAGCCTTTTGTGGATGTATATCATAAAGAAATTTCCTCTCAGTATGGCCTATCCTTTGGTCAGTTTAAGCTACGTTTTTGGACTATTGGCTGCAGCGTGGATTTTCCACGAAGATGTCAACCTCAATAAATGGATTGGAGTTGCATTGATAGTGGCGGGCTGCTTTATCATTTCTAAACCATAA
- a CDS encoding acyl-CoA thioesterase — protein sequence MMELTSSKDIEIRFSEVDMMKVVWHGAYPLYLEDAREAFGDEYGLTYEGYLDNQYYAPIVDMQIQYKFPLRYGVKARIDITYRPTEAAKIVFDYEIRDKETNLLYCKARTIQVFMDMDYNLVLFNPEFFENWKAKWQQ from the coding sequence ATAATGGAACTAACGTCATCAAAAGACATAGAAATTCGCTTCAGCGAAGTGGATATGATGAAGGTCGTATGGCACGGCGCATACCCGTTATATCTTGAAGATGCACGCGAGGCATTCGGTGACGAATATGGGTTGACTTATGAAGGCTATCTTGACAACCAATATTATGCGCCCATAGTGGACATGCAGATACAATATAAATTCCCCCTCCGCTACGGGGTAAAGGCCCGAATTGATATAACGTATCGTCCAACTGAGGCTGCCAAGATTGTGTTTGACTACGAAATACGTGATAAGGAAACCAATCTGCTATACTGCAAGGCTCGCACTATCCAAGTATTCATGGACATGGATTATAATCTCGTATTATTTAATCCGGAATTTTTTGAGAACTGGAAAGCAAAATGGCAGCAATAA
- a CDS encoding pseudouridylate synthase — MIIEINPRTPPDEFVRQIDVHTLLPQQEPFVMIGQMEHFDMTNVRTTTQVLMSNIFVEGGVLDASGIIENIAQTCAARIGYINQYILKKGIQIGFIGAIKNFQTHSLPKVGETIETSVTINEEVFGMLLATAQVTTPDRLIATTEIKIAIKE; from the coding sequence ATGATAATTGAGATAAATCCGCGAACCCCGCCAGATGAATTTGTAAGGCAAATCGATGTTCACACATTGTTGCCTCAACAGGAGCCATTTGTCATGATAGGACAGATGGAGCATTTCGACATGACCAACGTGAGAACAACCACACAGGTGCTGATGTCAAATATTTTTGTAGAAGGTGGAGTGCTGGATGCTTCCGGCATCATTGAAAATATTGCCCAAACTTGTGCTGCAAGAATCGGCTATATAAATCAATATATACTGAAGAAAGGTATTCAGATAGGATTTATTGGAGCAATAAAGAATTTCCAAACACATAGTCTTCCTAAAGTAGGTGAAACCATAGAAACCTCTGTTACCATCAATGAGGAGGTCTTTGGAATGCTTTTGGCAACAGCGCAGGTCACTACACCGGACAGACTCATTGCAACAACAGAGATAAAAATCGCAATCAAGGAATAA
- a CDS encoding acyl carrier protein, whose product MTREEIEEKVKGFMIEELELEEDDLVAEALLKDDLGIDSLDYVDIVVIVDKIFGFKIKPEEMTDVKTLGQFCDYIESKVG is encoded by the coding sequence ATGACAAGAGAAGAAATAGAAGAAAAGGTAAAGGGCTTCATGATCGAGGAACTTGAACTTGAAGAAGATGATCTCGTGGCTGAAGCCCTCCTCAAAGATGACCTCGGGATTGACAGTCTAGACTACGTTGACATCGTGGTCATTGTAGATAAAATCTTCGGATTCAAAATCAAGCCGGAGGAGATGACAGATGTCAAGACCCTCGGTCAGTTCTGCGACTACATCGAATCCAAGGTAGGATAA
- a CDS encoding beta-ketoacyl synthase N-terminal-like domain-containing protein encodes MAAIIGDNIISPMGFTTEENFQAVRLGKTALRHFDSADGIPFPFTASLFTKEQIDGLKEENLTRFESLAYHSIMSAITSHPEIISERTVLVLSSTKGNVGVLQDTENDKNIINLGEAARKISDKIGLSQSPIVVSNACISGVSAIILATRLIDADKTDNVIVCGVDEQSPFIISGFESLKALSESECRPFDIERLGLNLGEAAATLVLSKHPQKGCWQIIGGAIRNDGFHISSPSPKGEGAYQSLCKTIEGTSFDDIAVVNAHGTATMYNDQMESKAISRAGLSEVPANALKGYFGHTMGAAGVLETILTMHSVEDGIIFGTRNFEELGVSGKVNITSSLQQTNRSSFIKMISGFGGGNASILVSLKDKGGLETRNTQFEISHRVVLTQDSLVIDGVSAKLEFSGDKLLTALYKERIGDYPKFYKMDSLSKLGFIASEILLQAEKENDFENTPSRGIAFFNSHASLNTDIAYLETIKDKGNYFPSPSLFVYTLPNIVTGELAIRHHLLGETAFYILPNKDWNRITDIIECMFCDEQIDSVIGGWVEYINSTSFEANIFIANKTN; translated from the coding sequence ATGGCAGCAATAATAGGTGATAATATCATATCCCCAATGGGATTCACAACAGAGGAAAATTTCCAAGCCGTAAGACTTGGAAAGACCGCATTGCGTCATTTCGATTCTGCTGATGGCATCCCGTTTCCCTTTACCGCCTCTCTTTTTACAAAGGAACAAATAGATGGGCTTAAGGAAGAAAATCTCACTCGTTTTGAGTCTCTGGCTTATCACTCAATTATGAGTGCCATTACGAGCCATCCGGAAATAATCTCCGAACGAACTGTTTTAGTCCTTAGTAGCACCAAGGGAAACGTAGGCGTTCTCCAAGACACCGAAAATGATAAAAATATCATAAATTTAGGTGAAGCAGCAAGAAAGATTTCTGACAAAATAGGTTTGAGCCAATCTCCAATAGTTGTCAGCAATGCGTGTATTTCAGGTGTCTCGGCAATCATTTTGGCCACACGGCTAATCGATGCTGACAAGACAGACAATGTCATCGTCTGTGGTGTTGACGAGCAGAGTCCTTTCATTATATCTGGTTTTGAGTCCTTGAAAGCTTTGTCAGAATCAGAATGCAGACCCTTTGACATAGAGAGGCTTGGTCTTAATTTGGGTGAGGCTGCTGCAACACTTGTTTTATCAAAGCACCCCCAAAAGGGCTGTTGGCAGATAATTGGAGGCGCGATAAGAAACGATGGTTTTCATATAAGCAGCCCCTCACCTAAAGGAGAGGGAGCTTATCAGTCACTGTGTAAAACAATTGAAGGGACTTCCTTTGATGACATTGCAGTTGTAAATGCACATGGTACGGCTACCATGTATAATGACCAAATGGAGTCAAAAGCCATAAGCCGTGCCGGACTTTCGGAAGTGCCGGCAAATGCCTTAAAAGGGTACTTTGGTCACACCATGGGTGCAGCCGGAGTATTGGAAACCATTCTAACAATGCATTCTGTAGAGGATGGCATCATTTTCGGAACAAGAAACTTTGAAGAACTTGGCGTAAGCGGAAAAGTTAACATTACTTCTTCATTGCAGCAAACAAATAGGTCATCGTTTATTAAGATGATTTCCGGATTTGGTGGAGGGAATGCTTCAATTCTTGTATCTCTGAAAGATAAAGGTGGACTTGAAACTCGTAATACTCAGTTTGAAATATCCCATAGGGTAGTTTTGACACAAGATTCTTTAGTGATTGACGGAGTGTCTGCCAAATTGGAATTTTCGGGTGATAAACTTTTGACTGCGCTATACAAGGAACGAATAGGCGATTATCCCAAATTTTATAAAATGGATTCTCTTTCCAAGTTAGGATTCATCGCATCCGAGATACTGTTGCAAGCTGAGAAGGAGAATGATTTTGAAAATACGCCCTCAAGAGGAATAGCCTTTTTCAATAGCCATGCATCGCTTAATACGGATATTGCCTACTTGGAAACAATAAAAGACAAAGGAAATTATTTTCCTTCTCCATCATTATTTGTCTATACATTGCCCAATATCGTTACGGGAGAGTTAGCCATCCGACATCATCTACTTGGCGAGACAGCATTCTATATCCTACCTAACAAGGATTGGAACAGAATAACTGACATTATTGAATGTATGTTCTGTGATGAACAAATAGATTCAGTGATTGGAGGTTGGGTGGAATACATAAATTCAACCAGTTTTGAAGCAAATATTTTTATCGCAAATAAAACCAACTAA
- a CDS encoding glycosyltransferase, whose product MPNSHYKQSLHDRGICVIIPVYNNEGTIADVVGRTLLHCDDVIVVNDGSADSTKECLERIAGITIINSPKNEGKGSALRRGFRKALDLGFAYAITLDADGQHYPEDIPLFLDANIEHPGCLIVGSRDLTGVVRSKGSSFANSFSNFWFCVQTLHRLPDTQTGYRLYPLKKLKGLSFLTSRYEAELELLVFASWHGVKLISKPINVFYPKPEERVSHFRPGLDFTRISILNTILCVLAVIYGIPCFLYRSLKTGLFTITTYIVYLVGALTITPIAFGKACYTKLTGKPSYKLHNVVTTFSKTVVKLLGLFGAKVKVDNKSGEDFKKPALIICNHQSQLDLMVQLSQTNRIIFLTNDWVWKNPIFGAIVRCAEYYPVSVGLEKLLPKLQELVDRGYSISVFPEGTRSEAEEINRFHKGVFHIANTLNLDILPLVVYGTGKVMPKHGWLIKRWPIWLKIGKRMNQEDLTSLGTTLRAQAKNLRGEYQTIYDNLKNRIERNV is encoded by the coding sequence ATGCCAAACTCTCATTACAAACAGTCATTGCATGACAGAGGCATCTGTGTGATAATACCAGTTTATAATAATGAGGGTACTATTGCAGACGTGGTGGGGCGAACGCTTCTCCACTGTGATGACGTAATTGTAGTGAATGACGGTTCTGCCGATTCGACAAAAGAATGTTTGGAACGTATTGCCGGAATAACAATTATCAATTCTCCTAAGAATGAAGGAAAAGGGTCGGCATTGAGAAGAGGGTTTAGGAAAGCTTTGGATTTGGGTTTCGCTTATGCGATAACTCTTGATGCAGATGGGCAACACTATCCTGAAGATATTCCTCTGTTCTTGGATGCCAACATCGAACATCCGGGATGTCTGATTGTCGGGTCCCGTGATTTAACCGGGGTTGTCAGATCTAAAGGAAGCTCGTTTGCAAATTCCTTTAGTAATTTTTGGTTTTGTGTTCAGACGTTGCATAGACTACCTGATACACAAACTGGTTATAGGCTTTATCCACTCAAAAAGTTAAAAGGGTTATCTTTCTTAACCTCACGTTATGAGGCGGAGCTTGAATTGTTGGTATTTGCCTCGTGGCACGGTGTAAAGCTAATTTCAAAGCCGATAAATGTCTTCTACCCAAAACCGGAAGAACGGGTCTCCCATTTTAGACCCGGCCTTGATTTTACAAGAATTTCAATCTTGAACACGATACTGTGTGTTTTAGCTGTGATTTACGGTATTCCATGTTTCTTGTACAGAAGTCTGAAAACGGGCTTATTTACAATTACCACCTACATTGTGTATCTTGTCGGAGCTCTCACAATAACCCCCATTGCATTCGGAAAGGCTTGTTATACTAAACTGACAGGGAAACCATCTTATAAACTGCATAATGTCGTGACAACATTCAGTAAGACAGTTGTTAAGTTACTCGGTTTGTTCGGTGCGAAAGTAAAAGTAGATAATAAATCAGGTGAAGACTTTAAGAAACCTGCATTGATTATATGCAACCATCAGAGTCAATTAGATTTAATGGTTCAATTGAGTCAGACAAACAGGATAATATTTCTGACAAACGATTGGGTGTGGAAAAATCCTATATTTGGTGCCATTGTTCGGTGTGCGGAATACTATCCCGTCTCAGTGGGATTGGAAAAACTTTTGCCCAAGTTGCAAGAGTTGGTGGATAGAGGATACTCAATTTCAGTTTTTCCAGAGGGTACGAGATCAGAAGCGGAGGAAATTAACCGATTCCACAAAGGTGTATTCCATATTGCTAACACTCTGAATCTGGATATTTTGCCTCTTGTTGTTTATGGGACAGGGAAGGTTATGCCGAAACATGGATGGCTTATAAAGAGGTGGCCAATATGGCTGAAAATAGGGAAAAGGATGAATCAAGAAGATTTGACCTCTTTGGGGACAACTCTACGGGCACAGGCCAAAAACCTGCGTGGAGAATACCAAACTATTTACGATAACTTGAAAAATAGGATTGAAAGGAATGTCTAA
- a CDS encoding phytoene desaturase family protein, with protein MSKQKVIIIGAGLGGLVCAAILAKEGLDVTVVEKNPRVGGCLQSYCRDNAIFDTGMHIFGGMHEGGNIRRIFDYLGISEMLNIHDLDATNSIEVFVDKDKTTQTFSMYRERFVESLSKIFPEEKSNLQNYQNKVDEVMEQMDLFHLRADRGLNTVGNVDFNLPANKFISKYIDDNRLVALLGALNVLYAGEANVTPAFLHSSISTIFFNGACRIAGGYETLANALTSVITNHGGKILVNSKVIKINSDNKEVTSILTDNGNILKGDTFVLASPVNELESLIDNPRLLSNAYKSFISIKEDSISSFIVNIRLKKDKIEYSNRIGFYLENYDTTWEDESCADIKRFMYMTPPVVNQGKFAETLNVVAPLRWSEVEQWEKNVKGARDKDYYTFKNKLIEFILDKLSEIYPSLREAVEYIDSATPLTIHDFTGVRHGAMCGLRKDCNDAIPFIPLRTKIPNLFLTGQSINMHGFCGVTLTAVQTCEAILGKDYLINKI; from the coding sequence ATGTCTAAACAAAAGGTCATAATAATTGGTGCCGGACTTGGTGGTCTTGTATGTGCAGCCATTCTTGCAAAAGAGGGGCTTGATGTCACTGTTGTAGAAAAGAATCCACGTGTTGGAGGATGCCTACAAAGCTATTGCCGTGACAATGCAATATTTGATACAGGAATGCATATCTTTGGAGGTATGCACGAAGGCGGTAATATAAGAAGAATCTTTGATTATCTCGGTATTTCAGAGATGCTTAACATTCATGATCTTGATGCCACAAACAGCATTGAAGTATTTGTAGATAAAGATAAAACAACCCAAACATTCTCAATGTACAGAGAGAGATTTGTAGAATCCCTCTCAAAGATTTTCCCGGAAGAAAAGAGCAATTTACAGAATTATCAAAATAAGGTGGACGAGGTTATGGAGCAAATGGATTTGTTCCATCTTCGGGCTGACCGTGGATTAAATACCGTTGGGAATGTTGATTTCAACCTTCCTGCGAATAAATTTATTTCTAAATATATCGACGATAATCGGCTGGTAGCCTTATTGGGCGCACTGAATGTTCTATATGCCGGTGAAGCGAATGTCACCCCGGCATTTTTACACTCCTCAATTTCCACTATATTCTTTAATGGTGCTTGCCGAATCGCCGGAGGTTATGAGACTCTTGCAAATGCTTTGACGTCTGTTATAACAAATCATGGAGGGAAAATTCTTGTCAATAGTAAGGTAATCAAGATAAATTCTGACAATAAAGAAGTTACCAGTATTCTTACTGACAATGGCAATATTCTCAAAGGGGATACTTTTGTATTGGCCTCCCCTGTGAATGAGTTGGAATCACTTATAGATAACCCCAGACTTTTGTCAAATGCCTACAAGTCTTTTATTTCCATAAAAGAAGATTCAATCTCATCCTTTATCGTAAATATCCGGCTTAAAAAAGATAAGATAGAATACAGTAATCGTATTGGTTTCTATTTGGAAAATTACGATACGACATGGGAAGATGAATCCTGTGCTGATATAAAGCGGTTTATGTATATGACACCACCTGTTGTCAATCAAGGAAAATTCGCAGAAACACTCAACGTTGTGGCTCCTTTGAGATGGTCTGAAGTAGAACAATGGGAAAAGAACGTCAAAGGAGCAAGGGATAAGGATTACTATACCTTCAAGAATAAACTAATAGAATTCATATTAGACAAATTATCTGAGATATATCCAAGTCTTAGAGAAGCGGTGGAGTACATAGATTCCGCCACGCCTTTAACAATCCACGATTTTACGGGTGTTAGGCATGGAGCTATGTGTGGTTTGCGCAAAGATTGTAATGATGCCATTCCATTTATTCCCTTGCGTACCAAGATTCCCAACTTGTTTCTTACAGGACAAAGTATAAATATGCATGGCTTTTGTGGCGTGACATTGACCGCAGTACAAACTTGTGAAGCGATTCTTGGCAAGGATTATCTTATCAATAAAATTTAA
- a CDS encoding beta-ketoacyl-[acyl-carrier-protein] synthase family protein, protein MASDLQMLPKVKQYLPALKALPNTFRKTARNNPIMPQSIAITGQGIICAIGVDCESVLSSLKKEEHGISQIKYLESIHKELPVGEVKLSDNQMKDILGLPTDREVSRTSLLGAIALKQAMKSSVLKKEDLAGKRVALISGTTVGGMDVTERHYPQMLSDKGKARYVRQHDCGNNTKEIAELCGIEADLITISTACSSALNAIILGSRLLLADKVDIVLAGGSEALSRFHLNGFNSLMILDYDSCHPFDSNRHGLNLGEGAAYVVLERAKDLSMRKGCNPIVFIAGYGNRCDAFHQTATSENGEGAYLAMTDAIAMSGINPSEIDYINAHGTGTPDNDRSESQAILRVFGESYPPVSSTKAFTGHTTSASGSIETVICMLSMHNNFIPANLRWQQSSEDCIIPSKGQQNVELHNVMCNSFGFGGNESSLILSRTPVLLDDVKDSAEYGISSIHEITNTEDLSDVKKYVTAMEARRMSKIMKAAILTSMQAIESAGIQKPDAIVIGTAYGMLDQGEKILNHIEEEGEEGLSPTLFMQSTHNTIAGTLATRLKCHGYNITYSQGEDSWDLAISDAKQLISEGKAENILVGLHDYCPEHFRQIFEFAGIKVPAEVISRSVIVSKHKIGKEEGNE, encoded by the coding sequence ATGGCATCAGACTTGCAAATGCTGCCGAAGGTAAAGCAATATTTACCAGCATTGAAAGCATTGCCAAATACGTTCAGGAAAACCGCAAGAAATAATCCTATCATGCCACAAAGCATAGCCATAACAGGTCAGGGTATAATCTGCGCAATAGGTGTGGATTGTGAATCCGTGCTGTCTTCCTTGAAGAAGGAGGAACATGGAATCTCACAGATTAAGTATCTTGAATCAATTCATAAAGAGCTTCCTGTCGGAGAGGTCAAGCTTTCTGACAATCAAATGAAAGATATTCTTGGGCTACCCACAGACAGAGAAGTAAGTAGAACATCGCTGCTTGGTGCTATCGCTTTGAAACAGGCAATGAAATCTTCTGTACTAAAGAAAGAAGATTTAGCCGGGAAAAGAGTTGCTCTCATATCGGGGACAACTGTCGGTGGTATGGATGTAACCGAGCGGCATTATCCGCAAATGCTTTCAGATAAGGGGAAAGCCCGGTATGTAAGACAACATGATTGTGGAAACAATACTAAAGAGATAGCTGAATTATGTGGTATAGAAGCCGATTTGATTACGATTTCCACGGCTTGCTCATCCGCATTGAATGCCATTATTCTTGGTTCCCGATTATTGTTGGCCGATAAAGTTGATATTGTCCTTGCCGGAGGAAGCGAAGCTCTAAGTCGATTCCATCTCAATGGTTTTAACAGCCTAATGATATTGGATTACGACAGTTGCCATCCTTTTGACAGTAACCGTCATGGACTTAACTTGGGAGAAGGAGCTGCCTACGTCGTTTTGGAGCGGGCAAAAGACCTATCTATGCGAAAAGGATGTAATCCTATCGTATTTATAGCAGGATATGGCAACAGATGCGATGCTTTCCACCAGACAGCGACGTCTGAGAATGGAGAGGGAGCATACCTTGCAATGACCGATGCCATTGCGATGAGTGGCATTAACCCGTCAGAGATTGATTATATCAATGCTCACGGCACTGGTACTCCCGACAATGACAGAAGTGAGTCTCAGGCTATACTTAGAGTCTTTGGCGAGTCCTATCCTCCAGTATCAAGTACCAAAGCTTTTACAGGCCATACAACGTCCGCCTCAGGGAGTATTGAAACAGTTATTTGCATGTTGTCGATGCACAATAACTTCATTCCGGCGAATCTCCGCTGGCAACAAAGTTCAGAGGATTGCATTATCCCCTCCAAAGGGCAACAAAACGTTGAGTTACACAATGTAATGTGTAACTCCTTTGGTTTCGGAGGAAACGAATCTTCACTGATTTTGTCTCGTACTCCCGTCCTTCTGGATGATGTAAAAGACTCAGCTGAATATGGAATTTCCTCCATTCATGAGATTACAAACACCGAGGACTTGTCTGATGTCAAAAAATATGTGACAGCCATGGAGGCTCGCCGAATGAGTAAAATCATGAAAGCAGCAATCTTGACTTCCATGCAGGCGATTGAATCAGCAGGTATCCAAAAACCAGATGCCATTGTCATCGGGACCGCATATGGAATGCTTGATCAGGGAGAGAAAATTCTCAATCACATAGAAGAAGAGGGAGAAGAAGGGCTTAGTCCTACTTTGTTTATGCAGAGTACACATAATACTATTGCTGGAACATTGGCCACTCGTCTGAAATGTCATGGGTATAACATCACCTATTCGCAGGGAGAAGATTCTTGGGATTTAGCAATATCCGATGCCAAACAACTGATTTCGGAAGGGAAGGCAGAGAATATACTCGTGGGACTGCATGACTATTGTCCCGAACATTTTCGTCAAATTTTTGAATTTGCCGGAATAAAGGTTCCTGCTGAAGTAATTTCTAGAAGTGTAATTGTATCAAAGCATAAAATAGGAAAGGAGGAAGGCAATGAATAA
- a CDS encoding lipid A biosynthesis acyltransferase, translating into MEKEWAGTTYGNGWMHKWLIRMLRFIDVRILYGFVSIFVIPVCLAINPSRGLIYRYLRKRQKNGIIRAAWLTYVNHCLFGQVVVDRFAMYAGKKFEVEIDGYDNYLRLADNPDGFIQLSAHIGNYEIAGYTLKAEKKKFNALVFFGEKESVMRNRQKLFSTTNINMIAIRPDMGHLFEINAALANGEVVSMPSDRVFGSDKHLAIDFLGEKAKFPYGPFSIATMRGLEVIAVNVLKISAKKYKIIVTPLCYDGQAPRKEQIRQLSSAYVNELERVVNIYPTQWYNYFEFWENDN; encoded by the coding sequence ATGGAAAAAGAGTGGGCAGGAACTACATACGGCAACGGTTGGATGCACAAGTGGCTCATCCGTATGCTCCGTTTCATTGATGTACGGATTCTTTACGGATTCGTATCCATCTTTGTTATTCCTGTCTGTCTGGCAATCAATCCAAGTAGAGGTCTAATCTACCGATATTTGCGTAAACGTCAAAAAAATGGCATTATAAGGGCTGCATGGCTGACTTATGTCAATCATTGTCTGTTCGGGCAAGTGGTCGTTGACAGGTTCGCAATGTATGCCGGGAAAAAGTTCGAAGTTGAGATAGATGGCTATGACAACTATCTGAGATTAGCAGATAATCCCGACGGATTTATCCAGTTAAGTGCGCATATCGGGAACTATGAAATTGCCGGATATACATTAAAAGCAGAGAAGAAGAAATTCAATGCGTTAGTGTTTTTCGGTGAGAAGGAATCAGTCATGCGCAATCGACAAAAATTGTTCTCGACTACGAACATCAATATGATTGCCATTCGCCCAGACATGGGTCATCTCTTTGAAATTAATGCCGCATTGGCCAACGGAGAGGTTGTCAGTATGCCGTCCGACCGTGTATTCGGTTCCGACAAACATCTTGCAATTGACTTCCTTGGGGAGAAAGCCAAATTTCCCTATGGCCCATTCAGCATAGCCACGATGAGAGGTTTGGAAGTAATTGCTGTCAATGTCCTTAAGATATCTGCTAAGAAATATAAAATCATAGTTACCCCCCTCTGTTACGATGGACAGGCTCCAAGAAAGGAACAGATCCGGCAACTCAGTTCGGCTTATGTAAATGAACTGGAGCGTGTTGTAAATATCTATCCGACTCAGTGGTATAACTATTTTGAATTTTGGGAAAATGATAATTGA
- a CDS encoding LolA family protein produces the protein MRKIIILLTLCLTLGVAFAQNFNQAQALKEISAAAASIKTMQCDFAQTKSLKMLGDKMVSRGQMWCEQPNMLRWQYNTPYTYTFILNNNKVTVKKGNHSDVIDVNKNKMFKEIARIMMNSVLGKVLTDKADFKSSVIHKSNYYIVTLIPQKKEMKQMFTSILLHYDTKLKLVTKVEMHEKNGDSTLIELKNIKKNTPINASQFKIN, from the coding sequence ATGAGAAAGATAATAATATTGTTGACTTTGTGTTTGACGCTCGGGGTTGCGTTTGCCCAGAATTTCAATCAAGCTCAGGCACTGAAAGAAATTAGTGCTGCGGCAGCTTCAATAAAAACTATGCAGTGTGATTTTGCCCAGACAAAATCGTTGAAAATGCTTGGCGACAAAATGGTCTCCAGAGGTCAGATGTGGTGTGAGCAACCAAATATGCTGCGGTGGCAATATAACACTCCATACACTTACACATTCATCCTCAATAACAATAAGGTAACGGTCAAAAAAGGCAATCATAGTGATGTGATTGATGTGAACAAAAACAAGATGTTCAAGGAAATTGCAAGAATCATGATGAATAGTGTCTTGGGGAAAGTGCTGACAGATAAAGCAGACTTCAAATCGTCCGTTATCCACAAGAGCAACTATTACATCGTTACTCTGATTCCTCAGAAAAAGGAGATGAAACAGATGTTTACTTCCATCCTTTTGCATTACGACACAAAACTCAAATTAGTTACGAAGGTTGAAATGCACGAGAAGAATGGAGATAGTACATTGATCGAATTGAAAAATATAAAAAAGAACACTCCGATAAATGCTTCGCAGTTTAAGATTAATTAG
- a CDS encoding phosphopantetheine-binding protein, protein MEEIILELKEKIIDALNLEDITPEELDASAPLFGDDGIGLDSIDALEIIVLLEKNYGIRLANAAEGKAIFTSIESIAKYVQENRKK, encoded by the coding sequence ATGGAAGAAATAATTTTAGAGTTGAAAGAGAAAATTATCGATGCCCTCAACCTAGAGGACATAACACCCGAAGAACTTGATGCTTCGGCACCTCTGTTCGGTGATGATGGAATTGGCCTCGACTCCATTGACGCGCTTGAAATAATAGTGCTTCTCGAGAAGAACTATGGCATCAGACTTGCAAATGCTGCCGAAGGTAAAGCAATATTTACCAGCATTGAAAGCATTGCCAAATACGTTCAGGAAAACCGCAAGAAATAA